A genomic segment from Cyanobacteriota bacterium encodes:
- a CDS encoding transposase, with product MTRDLSIEFPNAFYHVFSRGINRQPLFYDDEDHRVFIHLCRKAVIKYGIRIYAFCLMRNHYHLYLCTPHANIAKTMKFINQSYAIFFLAKYPEKDGHVFKGRYKRKIVDSDQYSKTLINYIHNNPVAAKIKDKPEEYQWSSYQSYIKAELRYDFIDYSWTLNQFGSGAKQIDQFIKFHQKNINSSWNPEKEAKAQIFLADDSFIKSICDQYIDFDQLEGKSIKGVKELKAICNHASLLEVINSRVQKNDHRFKITAYLLKEYTDITNKEIGKLINKSEAAVAKNIQRFKELLDRDQSFKAEIRNLIKMSNVRIRP from the coding sequence ACCATAGAGTCTTCATACACTTGTGCAGAAAGGCTGTTATCAAATACGGCATTAGGATTTATGCATTTTGCTTAATGAGAAATCATTATCATTTATATCTGTGCACGCCACATGCCAATATTGCCAAAACAATGAAATTCATCAATCAGTCATATGCGATATTTTTTCTCGCCAAATATCCTGAAAAAGATGGGCACGTATTCAAGGGCAGATACAAAAGAAAAATTGTAGACTCTGACCAATATTCCAAAACACTAATTAACTATATTCACAACAATCCAGTGGCAGCCAAAATCAAGGATAAGCCAGAAGAATATCAATGGTCTAGCTATCAATCATATATCAAAGCTGAGCTACGATATGATTTCATAGACTACTCTTGGACTTTAAATCAGTTTGGCAGTGGGGCTAAGCAAATTGATCAGTTTATCAAATTTCACCAAAAGAATATAAACTCCAGCTGGAATCCTGAGAAAGAAGCCAAGGCACAAATTTTCTTAGCTGATGATAGCTTCATAAAATCAATCTGTGATCAGTATATAGATTTCGATCAGCTTGAAGGGAAATCGATTAAGGGAGTCAAGGAATTAAAGGCAATATGCAATCATGCATCTTTATTAGAAGTCATCAATTCACGAGTTCAAAAAAACGATCATCGCTTTAAAATCACAGCCTACCTATTAAAAGAGTATACCGATATCACCAATAAAGAGATTGGCAAACTCATCAATAAATCAGAGGCTGCTGTTGCAAAAAACATACAACGTTTTAAAGAACTACTAGACCGTGATCAAAGCTTCAAGGCTGAAATAAGAAATTTAATCAAAATGTCCAATGTCAGGATACGACCCTGA